A single genomic interval of Gossypium raimondii isolate GPD5lz chromosome 11, ASM2569854v1, whole genome shotgun sequence harbors:
- the LOC105802932 gene encoding transcription factor MYB108, which produces MDVYKRGFISETSRSEEEMELRKGPWTEEEDSMLRAYVNIHGEGRWNAVARLSGLRRTGKSCRLRWLNYMRPEIKRGNISLEEQLLILELHSRWGNRWSKIAQHLPGRTDNEIKNYWRTRVQKQAKQLNCDVNSKQFKDAMRYVWIPRLVERIRASSESPSSQPSTTTNTTYNDRISNISSSQMSYANASGSVQVDPSLLPELSGTSSDSLDTQVSSVSDLTDCYNPQSLSNYLHKGLGLEKEGAATWGRDEEFQATEEHSNGWLVGGGESSMDTVWNEENVWFLQQQLHDGI; this is translated from the exons ATGGATGTTTACAAGAGAGGTTTCATATCTGAAACTTCAAGAAGTGAAGAAGAGATGGAGCTAAGGAAAGGTCCATGGACTGAAGAAGAGGACTCCATGCTTAGGGCGTATGTCAATATCCACGGCGAAGGTCGCTGGAACGCTGTTGCTCGCTTATCAG GATTGAGAAGAACCGGTAAAAGCTGCAGATTGAGATGGCTGAACTATATGCGACCAGAAATCAAACGAGGAAACATCAGCCTCGAAGAGCAGCTATTGATTCTTGAACTCCATTCTCGCTGGGGGAACAG GTGGTCGAAAATTGCACAACACTTGCCTGGAAGAACAGACaatgaaataaagaattatTGGAGAACAAGAGTCCAGAAGCAGGCCAAGCAGCTTAATTGTGACGTTAACAGCAAACAATTCAAGGACGCCATGCGTTACGTTTGGATCCCCCGTTTAGTTGAACGGATCCGTGCTTCATCCGAGTCTCCCTCGAGTCAGCCTTCTACCACCACCAACACCACCTACAATGATCGTATCAGCAACATAAGCAGCAGTCAAATGAGCTACGCAAATGCGAGTGGGTCGGTCCAGGTTGACCCAAGTCTTCTGCCCGAATTATCAGGCACGTCATCAGACTCCCTCGACACCCAAGTCTCTTCCGTTTCGGACCTGACCGATTGTTACAATCCACAAAGCCTTTCAAACTACTTACACAAGGGGTTAGGTTTGGAAAAGGAGGGAGCGGCCACATGGGGCAGAGATGAAGAATTCCAGGCGACAGAGGAGCATAGCaatggttggttggttggtggTGGGGAGTCATCGATGGACACTGTGTGGAATGAAGAGAATGTTTGGTTTTTACAGCAGCAGCTTCATGATGGGATCTAA